From one Enterobacteriaceae endosymbiont of Donacia provostii genomic stretch:
- a CDS encoding proline--tRNA ligase: MLTTKYVFFTSKNKINKNFNSFTLMNKSGIIRKLSSGIYIWLPNGLKIINNLKKIIRYFMNSINAIELILPILHPVNIWEQSGRINDYGKELLKIIDRKKHNFILGPTHEEVINYLINNEIKSYRSLPLHFYQIQTKFRDEMRSRLGVIRAKEFLMKDSYSFHISKISLQETYNNMLETYKKIFNILNIKYVIVKADNNIIGGNISHEFHILSKNGENSIAISEDKKYINNMDLGNFFIFQRHNINKKKFLKRKFLTIKYYLKFRELAKKINVSIKSIIKTIIITTSDIKNPFIALIIRADYKLNFYKIKKINNNVIKILSNREIEKIFKINQNFLNPFYLKIPIIGDYSIINMYNFIIGTNIKNKYSINTNWDINFPLPNNIQDIRYVNNNDITPDGQSLIKIERSIEIAHIFQIGTKYSKSMNNYIYDKKKMKKLLYMGCYGIGISRLVAAIIEKNFDSQGILWPNEFLAPFLVAIIPINMYKFNLVKKNAFLLYKKFKLLGIKVIIDDRKENPGTMFADMDLIGVPHIITINNSNIINNNIEYKYRKTGFTKILSINLIIDFIFNKIKLNKCFNIFFENQ; encoded by the coding sequence ATGTTAACAACAAAATATGTTTTTTTTACCTCTAAAAATAAAATAAATAAAAACTTTAATAGTTTTACTTTAATGAATAAATCAGGAATAATTAGAAAATTATCTTCTGGAATATATATTTGGTTACCAAATGGATTAAAAATTATTAATAATTTAAAAAAAATTATACGTTATTTTATGAATAGTATTAATGCTATTGAATTAATTTTACCAATTTTACATCCAGTTAATATTTGGGAACAAAGTGGTCGTATAAATGATTATGGTAAGGAATTATTAAAAATTATAGATCGTAAAAAACATAATTTTATTTTAGGTCCAACACACGAAGAAGTTATAAACTATTTAATTAATAATGAAATTAAATCATATAGATCTTTACCATTACATTTTTATCAAATACAAACTAAATTTAGAGATGAAATGAGATCTCGTTTAGGAGTAATACGTGCAAAAGAATTTTTAATGAAAGATAGTTATTCATTTCATATAAGTAAAATTTCTTTACAAGAAACATATAATAATATGTTAGAAACTTACAAAAAAATATTTAATATTTTAAATATAAAATATGTAATAGTTAAGGCAGATAATAATATTATTGGAGGTAATATTTCTCATGAATTTCATATTTTATCTAAAAATGGAGAAAATTCTATTGCAATATCTGAAGATAAAAAATATATTAATAATATGGATTTAGGTAATTTTTTTATATTTCAAAGACATAATATTAATAAAAAAAAATTTTTAAAAAGAAAATTTTTAACTATAAAATATTATTTAAAATTTAGAGAATTAGCTAAAAAAATTAATGTATCTATAAAAAGTATTATTAAAACTATTATTATTACAACATCAGATATAAAAAATCCTTTTATCGCGTTAATTATTAGGGCTGATTATAAATTAAATTTTTATAAAATAAAAAAAATAAATAATAATGTAATTAAAATTTTATCTAATAGAGAAATAGAAAAAATTTTTAAAATTAATCAAAATTTTCTAAATCCATTTTATTTAAAAATACCTATTATAGGAGATTATTCTATTATTAATATGTATAATTTTATTATAGGAACTAATATTAAAAATAAATATTCTATAAATACTAATTGGGATATTAATTTCCCTTTACCAAATAATATTCAAGATATTCGTTATGTAAATAATAATGATATAACTCCTGATGGACAAAGTTTAATAAAAATTGAACGTAGTATAGAAATAGCTCATATTTTTCAAATAGGTACTAAATACTCAAAATCAATGAATAATTATATATATGATAAAAAAAAAATGAAAAAATTATTATATATGGGTTGTTACGGTATTGGTATATCAAGATTAGTTGCAGCAATAATAGAAAAAAATTTTGATTCTCAAGGTATTCTTTGGCCTAATGAATTTTTAGCACCTTTTTTAGTAGCTATTATTCCAATTAATATGTACAAATTTAATTTAGTAAAAAAAAATGCATTTTTATTATATAAAAAATTTAAATTATTAGGTATAAAAGTTATAATTGATGATAGAAAAGAAAATCCGGGGACAATGTTTGCTGATATGGATCTTATTGGAGTTCCTCATATTATTACAATTAATAATTCTAATATTATAAATAATAATATTGAATATAAATATAGAAAAACAGGATTTACTAAAATTTTATCTATTAATCTAATTATAGATTTTATTTTTAATAAAATAAAATTAAATAAATGTTTTAATATTTTTTTTGAAAATCAATAA
- the tilS gene encoding tRNA lysidine(34) synthetase TilS, with amino-acid sequence MLIKKKIQDILCNFKNILLAYSGGIDSTVLLYNLVKLRKKYQLKIRAIHINHNLNKKSNNWMKFCFLQCKKLNVLFIYKNIYINQKNNIEEYTRKKRYSIFKKIIKNNEILVTAHNLDEQCETFFLALKRGSGSKGLSCMSLIRKLNNFIILRPFLNISKNLIINYAIKKKINWIEDPSNKDIKYDRNFLRNIIIPKIIQRWPYFQKTLVRSIQNYKEQEKLLNNLIKPILIKLIQKDNSLLILPLFNFNKEKRNFIIRKWIEYNQYYLMPSRKLLNIIWNEIICCKKNNNPQVKIGKYIIRKHKNYLFCLKYFPNLKKNIIKWNDITKTLILPYNLGNITILYNNNYKKTLINIRKPKNNEFIYIKFNNIPKKYYFNNSKYKKNINNIWKNLDIPKWKREITPLLFYNNELIMDLENQLITEYGKIDIIKKNNFFIDFQKKY; translated from the coding sequence ATGTTAATAAAAAAAAAAATACAAGATATATTATGTAATTTCAAGAATATATTATTAGCATACAGTGGGGGAATAGATTCAACTGTATTATTATATAATTTAGTTAAATTAAGGAAAAAATACCAACTTAAAATAAGAGCTATTCATATCAATCATAATTTAAATAAAAAATCCAATAATTGGATGAAATTTTGTTTTTTACAATGTAAAAAATTAAACGTTTTATTTATATATAAAAATATTTATATAAATCAAAAAAATAATATAGAAGAATATACACGTAAAAAAAGATATAGTATTTTTAAAAAAATTATTAAAAATAATGAAATTTTAGTTACTGCTCATAATTTAGATGAGCAATGTGAAACCTTTTTTTTAGCTTTAAAAAGAGGAAGTGGTTCTAAAGGATTATCATGTATGTCTTTAATTAGAAAATTAAATAATTTTATAATTTTACGTCCTTTTTTAAATATAAGTAAAAATTTAATAATAAATTATGCTATAAAAAAAAAAATAAATTGGATAGAAGATCCTAGTAATAAAGATATAAAATATGATCGTAATTTTTTACGTAATATTATTATACCAAAAATTATACAAAGATGGCCATATTTTCAAAAAACTCTAGTTAGATCAATTCAGAATTATAAAGAACAAGAAAAATTATTAAATAATTTAATTAAACCTATACTAATAAAGTTGATTCAAAAAGATAATAGTTTATTAATTCTTCCTTTATTTAATTTTAATAAAGAAAAAAGAAATTTTATTATTAGAAAATGGATAGAATATAATCAATATTATTTAATGCCATCAAGAAAATTATTAAATATTATATGGAATGAGATTATATGTTGTAAAAAAAATAATAATCCTCAAGTTAAAATAGGAAAATATATTATTAGAAAACATAAAAATTATTTATTTTGTTTAAAATATTTTCCCAATTTAAAAAAAAATATAATTAAATGGAATGATATTACAAAAACTTTAATATTACCTTATAATTTAGGTAATATCACTATATTATATAATAATAATTATAAAAAAACATTAATAAATATTAGAAAACCAAAAAATAATGAATTTATATATATAAAATTTAATAATATACCAAAAAAATATTATTTTAATAATTCTAAATATAAAAAAAATATAAATAATATATGGAAAAATTTAGATATTCCTAAATGGAAAAGAGAAATAACTCCATTATTATTTTATAATAATGAATTAATTATGGATTTAGAAAATCAATTAATAACTGAATATGGAAAAATTGACATTATAAAGAAAAATAATTTTTTTATTGATTTTCAAAAAAAATATTAA
- the dnaE gene encoding DNA polymerase III subunit alpha, translating into MNSPKFIHLHVHSDYSIKDGIAKIEQIINKAKLLNMPAIAITDFNNIFGLVKFYKKSHDLGLKAIIGADFKIKNFNDRQYSKITILVKNNIGYQNLKLIIFYSYRNGYDSDIGPIITYNLLAKYNKGLIILSNFKGEIGKYLLKQNILAIKKIIFFYKKYFSNNFYFEIIRTNRINEEEFITRIIDISSYFAIPLVATNDVRFLNKEDYYAHEIRIAINKGLNINKNYKNRYYSKNQFLKSTKEMYILFKDIPQALSNSVEIAKRCTLFLPLGKYFLPKFKIQKNITPENYIIKKSYQGLKKKLNILYPNIHNFEKKYIKYKNRLDQELKIINYMGFPSYFLIVMEFVRWAKKNHIPVGPARGSGAGSLVSYVLNITNLDPIKFDLIFERFLNKERVSLPDFDIDFCMEKRDLVINHVKKIYGYDSVFQIITFGKMTAKSVIRDVGRVLGYPYDFINRISKLIPVDIGIDLKKAFLKNKILFNLYKSDNNIRELVNTSLKLEGTIRNIGKHAGGVVISPNNITQYTTIYCDNNGDNIVTQFDKNDIEDIGLIKFDFLGLRTLTVIDYAVKMINKKLIKNNQKILDINNLILNDKKIYNFLQKAQTTGIFQLESKGIKELIIQLKPDNFEDLIALLALFRPGPLQSGMVENFINRKHGREIISYPDKNWQHKTLKPILKSTYGIILYQEQVMKIAQVLANYSLGEADILRRVISKKQHKEMSKQRKRFLQGSKKLNIDDTLSMKIFNFLEKFASYGFNKSHSAGYALISYQTLWLKLYYPSEFMASVLTSEMDNKNKIIYLIHECKRMKIKILPPNINTSLYKFHVNHDGDIVYGLGAIKGIGEQLSLNILNIRKKIGFFKSIFHFFIKINFAKLSKKIIETLILSGSLDTFNFNRGLLINNLEKIIKLTNKYLEEKKTKQIDFFSNEDHNLLENNNFIDDDINLSWINKDILIKEKNILGFYLTGHPLSEFIKEILFYTKNYNIRYFIQKYKKPTRIVIGGIINNIRITYNKKKQKIFLFNLDDSSDILEINLSFDLLSNKNNIIKLNNIVIINGILYFNNFLKLFVCDVNNIIDITTAREKYLNNINIIFTSKKILNNTIFFKKLKKILFCKKEKNIKNIQIYFFYEHLYSRKKIYFNKSYFISIKLNIFNKLIDLLNQQNIKLEFN; encoded by the coding sequence ATGAATTCTCCGAAATTTATTCATTTACATGTGCATAGTGATTATTCTATTAAAGATGGTATTGCTAAAATAGAACAAATTATAAATAAAGCTAAATTATTAAATATGCCTGCTATAGCTATTACAGATTTTAATAATATATTTGGTTTAGTTAAATTTTATAAAAAATCTCATGATTTAGGATTAAAAGCAATTATTGGAGCTGATTTTAAAATTAAAAATTTTAATGATCGTCAATATTCTAAAATAACTATTTTAGTTAAAAATAATATTGGTTATCAAAATTTAAAATTAATAATATTCTATAGTTACAGAAACGGTTATGATAGTGATATAGGTCCTATAATTACTTATAATTTACTTGCAAAATATAATAAAGGTTTAATTATATTATCTAATTTTAAAGGAGAAATTGGGAAATATTTATTAAAACAAAATATTTTAGCAATAAAAAAAATTATTTTTTTTTATAAAAAATATTTTAGTAATAATTTTTATTTTGAAATAATACGTACAAATCGTATAAATGAAGAAGAATTCATTACTAGAATTATAGATATATCTAGTTATTTTGCTATTCCTCTAGTTGCTACTAATGATGTTCGTTTTTTAAATAAAGAAGATTATTATGCACATGAAATTAGAATTGCAATTAACAAAGGTTTGAATATAAATAAAAACTATAAAAATCGTTATTATAGTAAAAATCAATTTTTAAAAAGTACAAAAGAAATGTATATTCTTTTTAAGGATATACCTCAAGCACTATCTAATAGTGTAGAAATAGCTAAAAGATGTACTTTATTTTTACCTTTAGGTAAATATTTTTTACCAAAATTTAAAATACAAAAAAATATAACACCAGAAAATTATATTATAAAAAAATCTTATCAAGGTTTAAAAAAAAAATTAAATATTTTATATCCTAATATACATAATTTTGAAAAAAAATATATAAAATATAAAAACAGATTAGATCAAGAATTAAAAATTATTAATTATATGGGTTTTCCTAGCTATTTTCTTATAGTAATGGAATTTGTAAGATGGGCTAAAAAAAATCATATACCTGTAGGGCCTGCGAGAGGTTCAGGAGCTGGTTCTTTAGTATCTTATGTTTTAAACATTACTAATTTAGATCCTATAAAATTTGATTTAATTTTTGAAAGATTTTTAAATAAAGAAAGAGTATCACTACCAGATTTTGATATTGATTTTTGTATGGAAAAACGTGATTTAGTTATTAATCATGTAAAAAAAATATATGGATATGATTCAGTATTTCAAATTATAACATTTGGTAAAATGACTGCAAAATCTGTTATTAGAGATGTTGGTAGAGTTTTAGGTTATCCATACGATTTTATTAATCGTATTTCTAAATTAATTCCTGTAGATATAGGTATTGATTTAAAAAAAGCTTTTTTAAAAAATAAAATATTATTTAATTTATATAAATCAGATAATAATATTAGAGAATTAGTAAATACATCTCTTAAGTTAGAAGGTACAATTAGAAATATTGGAAAACATGCTGGCGGTGTTGTAATATCACCTAATAATATTACGCAATATACAACTATATATTGTGATAATAATGGTGATAATATAGTAACTCAATTTGATAAAAATGATATAGAAGATATTGGATTAATAAAATTTGATTTTTTAGGCTTAAGAACTTTAACTGTAATTGATTATGCGGTTAAAATGATTAATAAAAAATTAATTAAAAATAATCAAAAAATATTAGATATTAACAATTTAATTTTAAATGATAAAAAAATTTATAATTTTTTACAAAAAGCACAAACTACAGGAATTTTTCAATTAGAATCTAAAGGTATTAAAGAATTAATTATACAATTAAAACCTGATAATTTTGAAGATTTAATTGCATTATTAGCTTTATTTAGACCAGGACCATTACAATCAGGAATGGTAGAAAATTTTATTAATAGAAAACATGGTAGAGAAATTATTTCATATCCTGATAAAAATTGGCAACATAAAACATTAAAACCAATATTAAAATCTACATACGGTATCATTTTATATCAGGAACAAGTTATGAAAATAGCCCAAGTATTAGCTAACTATAGTTTGGGAGAAGCAGATATTTTAAGAAGAGTAATTAGTAAAAAACAACATAAAGAAATGTCAAAACAAAGAAAACGTTTTTTACAAGGTTCTAAAAAATTAAATATTGATGATACTTTATCTATGAAAATTTTTAATTTTTTAGAAAAATTTGCTTCATATGGATTTAATAAATCTCATTCTGCTGGTTATGCTTTAATATCTTATCAAACTTTGTGGTTAAAATTATATTATCCATCAGAATTTATGGCGTCAGTTTTAACATCTGAAATGGATAATAAAAATAAAATTATTTATTTAATTCATGAATGTAAAAGAATGAAAATTAAAATTTTACCTCCTAATATAAATACTAGTCTATATAAATTTCATGTAAATCATGATGGTGATATAGTTTATGGATTAGGAGCTATTAAAGGTATTGGGGAACAATTATCTTTAAATATATTGAATATTAGAAAAAAAATAGGTTTTTTTAAATCTATATTTCATTTTTTTATAAAAATAAATTTTGCAAAATTAAGTAAAAAAATTATAGAAACTTTAATATTATCTGGATCATTAGATACATTTAATTTTAATAGAGGATTATTAATAAATAATTTAGAAAAAATTATAAAATTAACAAATAAATATTTAGAAGAAAAAAAAACTAAACAAATAGATTTTTTTAGTAATGAAGATCATAATTTGTTAGAAAATAATAATTTTATTGATGATGATATAAATTTATCATGGATTAATAAAGATATTTTAATAAAAGAAAAAAATATTTTAGGTTTTTATTTAACAGGTCATCCATTAAGTGAATTTATTAAAGAAATTTTATTTTATACTAAAAATTATAATATAAGATATTTTATACAAAAATATAAAAAACCTACAAGAATTGTAATAGGAGGAATAATTAATAATATTCGTATTACTTACAATAAAAAAAAACAAAAAATTTTTTTATTTAATTTAGATGATAGTTCTGATATATTAGAAATAAATTTATCTTTTGATTTATTAAGTAATAAAAATAATATAATTAAATTAAATAATATAGTTATTATTAATGGAATATTATATTTTAATAATTTTTTAAAATTATTTGTATGTGATGTAAATAATATTATTGATATAACGACTGCAAGAGAAAAATATTTAAATAATATAAATATTATTTTTACAAGTAAAAAAATTTTAAATAATACTATTTTTTTTAAAAAATTAAAAAAAATTTTATTTTGTAAAAAAGAAAAAAATATAAAAAATATACAGATATATTTTTTTTATGAACATTTATATTCAAGAAAAAAAATTTATTTTAATAAATCTTATTTTATTTCTATTAAACTAAATATTTTTAATAAATTAATTGATTTATTAAATCAACAAAATATTAAATTAGAATTTAATTAA
- the fabZ gene encoding 3-hydroxyacyl-ACP dehydratase FabZ, translated as MLNINEILSILPHRYPFILVDKIIAFKKFKFLYAIKNISINEPFFQGHFPKNPVYPGVLLLESMIQTTGLLIYKSNINQNKFMYYVTGIDKVRFKKFIFPGDQVIIESFLRKQKKSFIFFDSISKINNQIICKAKIICVNMQKKFKSN; from the coding sequence ATGTTAAATATTAATGAAATTTTGTCAATTTTACCTCATAGATATCCATTTATTTTAGTGGATAAAATTATAGCATTTAAAAAGTTTAAATTTTTATATGCTATAAAAAATATATCTATAAATGAACCTTTTTTTCAAGGACATTTTCCTAAAAATCCAGTTTATCCTGGTGTATTATTATTAGAATCTATGATCCAAACTACAGGATTATTAATTTATAAAAGTAATATAAATCAAAATAAATTTATGTATTATGTAACAGGTATTGATAAAGTACGTTTTAAAAAATTTATTTTTCCAGGAGATCAAGTAATAATAGAAAGTTTTTTACGAAAACAAAAAAAATCTTTTATATTTTTTGATAGTATTTCAAAAATTAATAATCAAATTATTTGTAAAGCAAAAATTATATGTGTAAATATGCAAAAAAAATTTAAATCTAATTAA
- a CDS encoding OmpH family outer membrane protein, whose product MKNFFKFLILILIVSSFFHQKVYCCTKIAVVNIAKIFDIIPQKKKLNKKLERELYADFLVIKKMKKLFLSKTKKLENKNLSKKYREILEREIKDEKKILIEKIKFYTQKNRQKQENARNKILIFIHKLINMIAEKNHYNIIIDISSVAYINKDVKDITDDVINLAIQQNNILFI is encoded by the coding sequence ATGAAAAATTTTTTTAAATTTTTAATATTAATTTTAATCGTTTCAAGTTTCTTTCATCAAAAAGTGTACTGTTGTACAAAAATAGCAGTAGTTAATATTGCTAAAATTTTTGACATAATACCTCAAAAAAAAAAACTAAATAAAAAATTAGAAAGAGAATTATATGCTGATTTTTTAGTTATAAAAAAAATGAAAAAATTATTTTTATCTAAAACAAAAAAATTAGAAAATAAAAATTTATCTAAAAAATATAGAGAAATACTAGAAAGAGAAATAAAAGATGAAAAAAAAATTTTAATAGAAAAAATAAAATTTTATACACAAAAAAATCGTCAAAAACAAGAAAATGCACGTAATAAAATATTAATTTTTATTCATAAATTGATAAATATGATTGCTGAAAAAAATCATTATAATATTATTATAGATATTTCTTCTGTAGCTTATATTAATAAAGATGTCAAAGATATAACAGATGATGTAATAAATTTAGCAATTCAACAAAATAATATTTTATTTATATAA
- the bamA gene encoding outer membrane protein assembly factor BamA: MILISFKKKLIKVFHFYKFLLIFLFIFNIKILCYANILYKKNNYMHQIIFLNLNKTNFKNDKIYSYIRKNNFSSKKIFNIFQIIYLNSINNIFNIIQNKNLLILFKQNIKLMFIKNYIFISHIKKKQSLSKKVVNIKILFKKNNFINIDIINIIGNKFYKTNFLLNYLNINNKFLFFFTKRKKYHINDIYHLLNKLNNFYINQGYLNFQIKDVKTNISYHEKKNYLTIKIQENKPFFYKKILIKLNKNKYLIKSIKKITNVFPGTVYKTNINSKLQYKITKFLKENGFLNSKIIIKQIINKRKNIVNILININTNKKYYVKKINFLGNNFTKDFLLRNELLQLEGDPINITLIKKTKKRLLSLGYFNHIEILLYKNHDLKNMLNVVFKVDEKNDGFLRTGLGIIKDGSLGFNTILKQNNFIGTGYDVNIDLHKDFYHYYLEIFIMKNHAFFKKINSGIKIFLNSINEDDSFFYNYINKNKGFLGIFKLPINKNIFIIHKIGFIKNKISNIEPQILLWNYLRNIGYQIYNKSYKYYVLDEFVIHHTLIFKNLNSFNLPLNGILSSLDTYFSIPWYSKNRYYKINFNYTQYIPLFDLSKLQNTLQCNNLIIFLFRSNFSYGNGFLGGKYPFYKNFYLGGVNSIRGFQTNSIGPKGIYYSSKEYNCNNKTICLSDYSVGGNVLFNINNELIIPLSLIDNIFIKQIRSSIFLDIGNVIDTSLKNNYLSKLYKISKFNILSQIRTSIGLSFQFRTSFGDIIISFAYPLKKYKMDKIQFFQFNFAQKL, translated from the coding sequence ATGATATTAATAAGTTTTAAAAAAAAATTAATAAAAGTTTTTCATTTTTATAAATTTTTATTAATTTTTTTATTTATTTTTAATATAAAAATTTTGTGTTATGCAAATATTTTATATAAAAAAAATAATTATATGCATCAAATAATTTTTTTAAATTTAAATAAAACTAACTTCAAAAATGATAAAATATATTCTTATATAAGAAAAAATAATTTTTCTTCAAAAAAAATATTTAATATATTTCAAATTATATATTTAAACAGTATTAATAATATTTTTAATATTATTCAAAATAAAAATTTATTAATATTATTTAAACAAAATATAAAATTAATGTTTATAAAAAATTATATATTTATTTCTCATATAAAAAAAAAACAATCTTTATCTAAAAAAGTAGTAAATATTAAAATTTTATTCAAAAAAAATAATTTTATTAATATAGATATAATTAATATTATAGGTAATAAATTTTATAAAACTAATTTTTTATTAAATTATTTAAATATTAATAATAAATTTTTATTTTTCTTTACAAAAAGAAAAAAATATCATATTAATGATATTTATCATTTATTAAATAAATTAAATAATTTTTATATAAATCAAGGATATTTAAATTTTCAGATCAAAGACGTTAAAACAAATATTTCATATCATGAAAAAAAAAATTATTTAACAATTAAAATTCAAGAAAATAAACCATTTTTTTATAAAAAAATATTAATTAAATTAAATAAAAACAAATATTTAATAAAATCTATAAAAAAAATTACTAATGTTTTTCCTGGAACAGTTTATAAAACTAATATAAATTCAAAACTACAATATAAAATAACAAAATTTTTAAAAGAAAATGGATTTTTAAATTCTAAAATTATAATAAAACAAATTATAAATAAAAGAAAAAATATAGTTAATATATTAATTAATATTAATACTAATAAAAAATATTATGTGAAAAAAATAAATTTTTTAGGAAATAATTTTACTAAAGATTTTCTTTTAAGAAATGAATTATTACAATTAGAAGGTGATCCAATAAATATTACATTAATTAAAAAAACAAAAAAAAGATTGTTATCTTTAGGTTATTTTAACCATATTGAAATTCTTTTATATAAAAATCATGATTTAAAAAATATGTTAAATGTTGTATTTAAAGTTGATGAAAAAAATGATGGTTTTTTAAGAACAGGATTAGGAATAATAAAAGATGGTTCATTAGGATTTAATACTATTTTAAAACAAAATAATTTTATAGGTACTGGATATGATGTAAATATTGATCTTCATAAAGATTTTTATCATTATTATTTAGAAATTTTTATTATGAAAAATCATGCTTTTTTTAAAAAAATTAATTCTGGTATAAAAATATTTTTAAATTCTATAAATGAAGATGATAGTTTTTTTTATAATTATATAAATAAAAACAAAGGTTTTTTAGGAATATTTAAATTACCTATTAATAAAAATATTTTTATAATTCATAAAATTGGATTTATAAAAAATAAAATTAGTAATATTGAACCACAAATATTGTTGTGGAATTATCTTCGAAATATAGGTTATCAAATATATAATAAATCATATAAATATTATGTATTAGATGAATTTGTAATTCATCATACATTAATTTTTAAAAACTTAAATAGTTTTAATTTACCATTAAATGGTATCTTAAGTTCTTTAGATACTTATTTTTCTATTCCTTGGTATAGTAAAAATCGTTACTATAAAATTAATTTTAATTATACACAATATATACCGTTATTTGATTTATCTAAATTACAGAATACTCTACAATGTAATAATTTAATTATTTTTTTATTTAGAAGTAATTTTAGTTATGGAAATGGATTTTTAGGGGGGAAATATCCTTTTTATAAGAATTTTTATTTAGGTGGGGTTAATTCTATTAGAGGTTTTCAAACCAATAGTATTGGACCTAAGGGTATATATTATTCTTCAAAAGAATATAATTGTAATAATAAAACTATTTGTTTATCTGATTATTCAGTAGGTGGTAATGTTTTATTTAATATAAATAATGAATTAATTATTCCTCTATCATTAATAGATAATATTTTTATTAAACAAATCAGATCTTCTATATTTTTAGATATAGGTAATGTAATTGATACTTCATTAAAAAATAATTATTTATCTAAATTATATAAAATTTCTAAATTTAATATTTTATCACAAATAAGAACTTCTATTGGTTTATCTTTTCAATTTCGTACTTCATTTGGTGATATAATTATTTCTTTTGCATATCCATTAAAAAAATATAAAATGGATAAAATTCAATTTTTTCAATTTAATTTTGCTCAAAAATTATAA
- a CDS encoding site-2 protease family protein produces the protein MITLIIVHEFGHFYVARFFKTYIECFSLCFSKKIFQYHDKYGTRYIIRLSSLGEIC, from the coding sequence ATGATTACGCTTATTATTGTTCATGAATTTGGACATTTTTATGTTGCACGTTTTTTTAAAACTTATATAGAATGTTTTTCATTATGTTTTAGTAAAAAAATATTTCAGTATCATGATAAATATGGTACTCGTTATATTATTAGATTATCATCTTTAGGTGAAATATGTTAA
- the uppS gene encoding polyprenyl diphosphate synthase: MDKKFLYKNINSYPKHIAIIMDGNRRWAKKNKQLKFVGHKKGVKTVKKIIGLSLKYKIKVLTLYAFSSENWTRSSHEINFLMNLFQEVLDIETINLKKQNICLKIIGNIDKLNFSLKKSITKAEFLTKNNNKLLLNIAINYGGRWDITNSVKKIILKIHQKKIDPNNINENLINNYICLNNIPSIDLVIRTGGEYRISNFLIWQIAYSELYFTKTLWPDFSEYDFKKAINEFKKRNRRFGGD, encoded by the coding sequence ATGGACAAAAAATTTTTATATAAAAATATTAATTCTTATCCTAAACATATTGCTATTATTATGGATGGTAATAGGAGATGGGCAAAAAAAAATAAACAATTAAAATTTGTAGGACATAAAAAAGGAGTAAAAACGGTAAAAAAAATTATTGGTTTATCATTAAAATATAAAATTAAAGTATTAACTTTATATGCTTTTAGTAGTGAAAATTGGACACGATCTAGTCATGAAATTAATTTTCTAATGAATTTATTTCAAGAAGTCCTTGATATAGAAACAATAAATTTAAAAAAACAAAATATATGTTTAAAAATTATTGGTAATATAGATAAATTAAATTTTTCTTTAAAAAAATCTATTACTAAGGCAGAATTTCTAACAAAAAATAATAACAAATTATTATTAAATATAGCTATTAATTATGGTGGACGTTGGGATATAACAAATAGTGTAAAAAAAATTATTTTAAAAATTCATCAAAAAAAAATAGATCCTAATAATATTAATGAAAATTTAATAAATAATTATATTTGTTTGAACAATATTCCTTCTATAGATTTAGTAATTAGAACAGGAGGAGAATATCGTATTAGTAATTTTTTGATTTGGCAAATTGCTTATTCAGAATTATATTTTACTAAAACATTATGGCCTGATTTTAGTGAATATGATTTTAAAAAAGCAATTAATGAATTTAAAAAAAGAAATCGTCGTTTTGGTGGAGATTAA